A region of Micropterus dolomieu isolate WLL.071019.BEF.003 ecotype Adirondacks linkage group LG01, ASM2129224v1, whole genome shotgun sequence DNA encodes the following proteins:
- the adgrg2a gene encoding mucin-2 isoform X5, giving the protein MLLTLGAASKCKTMSSSLCQDSEISKSYQGAHLECHGNKQRLYSCMVILEMSGPVNSCSLNKLMQQLIDSNIGITNEKPLTRMVACGGPGLPVSALLASNLTWVASDLLTSDVCQSDPTLLKCEANETLAVLLSDSCPPTTKQSTTQAPTLTSSNITTATETSPMLVTNTTKQAYTAAENTAAVQQTNASQGKAQPNMATSLTTINSSQSSTAQPVLQISTQNITMSDNTSLLMPTENTKLQSMTTAHQNKTEFITVSSVNSTLQTTTSTFNTTALSQTTVYNITRVTPSPDHTTEHNVTRDAPSPIHITEHNVTRVTPSPVHITEHNVTRVTPSPVHTTEHNVTKVTPPDHTTEHNVTRVTPSPVHTTEHNVTRDAPSPVHTTEHNVTRVTPPDHTTAHNVTRVTPSPVHTTAHNVTRVTPSPVHTTEHNVTKVTPPDHTTAHNVTRVTPSPVHTTEHNVTRVTPPDHTTKHNVTRDTPSPVHTTEYNVTRVTPSPVHTTEHNVTRVTPFPVHTTEYNVTRVTPSPVHTTEHNVTRVTPPDHTTEHNVTKVTPPDHTTAHNVTRVTPSPVHTTEHNVTRDAPSPVHTTEHNVTRVTPPDHTTEFNVTRVTPPDTTTAHNVTRDTPSPVHTTEHNVTRVTPPDHTTEHNVTKVTPPDHTTEHNVTRVTPSPVHTTEHNVTRDAPSPVHTTEHNVTRDAPPDHTTEHNVTRVTPSPVHTTEHNVTRNAPPDRTTEHNVTRVTPSPVHTTEHNVTRDAPPDRTTEHNVTRVTPSPVHTTEHNVTRDAPPDRTTQYNVTRVTPSPVHTTEYNVTRVTPSPVHTTEYNVTRVTPSPVHTTEHNVTRVTPSPVHTTEHNVTRVTPSPVQTTEHNVTRVTSSPVQTTAHNVTRDAPSPIHTTEHNVTRVTPSPVHTTEHNVTRDAPPDHTTEYNVTRDAPSPVHTTEHSVTRVTPSPVHTTEHNVTRVTPSPVHTTEHNVTIASSSGKHNSTITTTVSSFTPSPNHTSVNNVTTVSNYYITAENITTTTVSQNKTATDSVTTAPIRETQQNATAPFKNTTMSTTSSKNSTVDSMPSVVDNSTKPTVAPLNNQTVHDTTVKVTDNITTTNKNNITAATGIKLNETAGISFNLSSTASSSTADFDLATKGPGVSLTTTANTTLEYKATTSSTTPTATTTIHGTLLPQINTTTAMVSSNSSTTTLQTTTLTSTTTTIPETAKSQDAQEQKANELLNQTQDASQLNSFQVAQLVGELEKFLEGPTVSQAVGQKVINVISNLMGADSVALSASANRLIQMVDAVGLKLVVTGDGEIVSSDSLVLAVRTVDGTNFPATSVDIFNTDNVQLQTFSRSRSKRLPSALGSVFMPSSLTSGLSPEQQQQASRIQFTFYTKSILFQDATLDNQTLVSPVLSSSVANLSISNLSENIQFTIQNIKPINANYVASCAFWDFTQNGGGGGWSSAGCFVVNVTAEDTTCSCNHLTSFAILLVRDLSREGITDRQQAQILTFITYIGCGISAVFLAVTLLTYILFQKLLRDIPAKILVQLCMSLLLLNLVFLLDGWLALYPAIGLCISTAFFLHYFLLTSFTWAGLEALHMYLSVIQVFTPYLSRYMLKFSLMGWGIPLIVVIIVISVDKDNYGLVTYGKYTDGTSDDFCWLRSNVAFYVGVVAYFILIFALCLLVFIMVMVQLARIKKQNPQNQSPNRGVMTDMRSIAGLVILLGLTWGFALFAWGPLYLPFVYLFTLFNTLQGFLVFVFHCAVKENVRRQWRTYLCCGRLRLAENSEWSRTATQNNKNPSGTTAATADFLFTTRSSSVISDRTNSGSVFGDSGIFEGSNSDVVLNEIHRRNLSLQGEA; this is encoded by the exons ATG TTGCTGACACTTGGAGCAGCcagcaaatgtaaaacaatgtcATC TTCACTGTGCCAAGATTCTGAGATTTCAAAGAGCTACCAG GGCGCTCATCTGGAATGCCATGGGAATAAACAGAG GTTGTACAGCTGCATGGTGATACTGGAGATGTCTGGCCCTGTCAATAGCTGCTCCCTGAATAAACTTATGCAACAACTCATTGATAGCAACATTGGCATAACAAATGAAAAGCCACTTACACGCATGG TGGCCTGTGGTGGTCCTGGTTTGCCTGTCAGTGCTCTGTTGGCGTCCAACCTGACCTGGGTTGCCAGTGACCTGCTGACCTCTGACGTCTGTCAGTCTGACCCCACTCTGCTTAAATG TGAGGCAAATGAGACGCTTGCTGTACTTCTGTCTGACAGCTGCCCTCCCACAACCAAGCAAAGCACAACACAGGCTCCCACTCTGACCAGCAGCAACATTACTACAGCTACTGAAACCTCACCAATGTTGGTGACCAATACTACTAAACAAGCttacacagcagctgaaaaTACTGCAGCAGTCCAACAGACAAATGCATCACAAGGAAAAGCTCAGCCTAACATGGCTACTTCACTAACAACAATTAACAGTTCACAGTCCTCAACAGCACAACCTGTCCTCCAAATCAGCACACAAAACATAACTATGTCTGATAACACATCATTGCTGATGCCCACTGAAAATACAAAACTGCAAAGCATGACCACAGCAcaccaaaacaaaactgaattcATAACAGTATCCTCTGTCAACTCAACATTACAAACTACAACGTCAACATTTAACACAACTGCATTGTCACAGACAACAGTGTACAATATAACCAGAGTTACACCTTCTCCAGATCACACAACAGAGCACAATGTAACCAGAGATGCACCTTCTCCCATTCACATAACAGAGCACAATGTAACCAGAGTCACACCTTCTCCCGTTCACATAACAGAGCACAATGTAACCAGAGTTACACCTTCTCCCGTTCACACAACAGAGCACAATGTAACCAAAGTTACACCTCCAGATCACACAACAGAGCACAATGTAACCAGAGTCACACCTTCTCCCGTTCACACAACAGAGCACAATGTAACCAGAGATGCACCTTCTCCCGTTCACACAACAGAGCACAATGTAACCAGAG TTACACCTCCAGATCACACAACAGCGCACAATGTAACCAGAGTCACACCTTCTCCCGTTCACACAACAGCGCACAATGTAACCAGAGTCACACCTTCTCCCGTTCACACAACAGAGCACAATGTAACCAAAGTTACACCTCCAGATCACACAACAGCGCACAATGTAACCAGAGTCACACCTTCTCCCGTTCACACAACAGAGCACAATGTAACCAGAGTTACACCTCCAGATCACACAACAAAGCACAATGTAACCAGAGATACACCTTCTCCCGTTCACACAACAGAGTACAATGTAACCAGAGTTACACCTTCTCCCGTTCACACAACAGAGCACAATGTAACCAGAGTTACACCTTTTCCCGTTCACACAACAGAGTACAATGTAACCAGAGTTACACCTTCTCCCGTTCACACAACAGAGCACAATGTAACCAGAGTTACACCTCCAGATCACACAACAGAGCACAAT GTAACCAAAGTTACACCTCCAGATCACACAACAGCGCACAATGTAACCAGAGTCACACCTTCTCCCGTTCACACAACAGAGCACAATGTAACCAGAGATGCACCTTCTCCCGTTCACACAACAGAGCACAATGTAACCAGAGTTACACCTCCAGATCACACAACAGAGTTCAATGTAACCAGAGTTACACCTCCAGATACCACAACAGCGCACAATGTAACCAGAGATACACCTTCTCCCGTTCACACAACAGAGCACAATGTAACCAGAGTTACACCTCCAGATCACACAACAGAGCACAATGTAACCAAAGTTACACCTCCAGATCACACAACAGAGCACAATGTAACCAGAGTCACACCTTCTCCCGTTCACACAACAGAGCACAATGTAACCAGAGATGCACCTTCTCCCGTTCACACAACAGAGCACAATGTAACCAGAGATGCACCTCCAGATCACACAACAGAGCACAATGTAACCAGAGTCACACCTTCTCCCGTTCACACAACAGAGCACAATGTAACCAGAAATGCACCTCCAGATCGCACAACAGAGCACAATGTAACCAGAGTCACACCTTCTCCCGTTCACACAACAGAGCACAATGTAACCAGAGATGCACCTCCAGATCGCACAACAGAGCACAATGTAACCAGAGTCACACCTTCTCCCGTTCACACAACAGAGCACAATGTAACCAGAGATGCACCTCCAGATCGCACAACACAGTACAATGTAACCAGAGTTACACCTTCTCCCGTTCACACAACAGAGTACAATGTAACCAGAGTCACACCTTCTCCCGTTCACACAACAGAGTACAATGTAACCAGAGTTACACCTTCTCCCGTTCACACAACAGAGCACAATGTAACCAGAGTCACACCTTCTCCCGTTCACACAACAGAGCACAATGTAACCAGAGTTACACCTTCTCCCGTTCAGACAACAGAGCACAATGTAACCAGAGTTACATCTTCTCCTGTTCAGACAACAGCGCACAATGTAACCAGAGATGCACCTTCTCCCATTCACACAACAGAGCACAATGTAACCAGAGTCACACCTTCTCCCGTTCACACAACAGAGCACAATGTAACCAGAGATGCACCTCCAGATCACACAACAGAGTACAATGTAACCAGAGATGCACCTTCTCCCGTTCACACAACAGAGCACAGTGTAACCAGAGTTACACCTTCTCCTGTTCACACAACAGAGCACAATGTAACCAGAGTTACACCTTCTCCTGTTCACACAACAGAGCACAATGTAACGATAGCCAGCAGCTCTGGAAAACACAACAGTACAATTACTACAACAGTTAGCTCATTCACACCATCTCCTAATCACACATCAGTGAATAATGTAACTACAGTTTCTAACTACTACATTACAGCTGAGAATATAACCACAACTACTGTATCTCAAAACAAAACTGCCACTGACAGTGTAACCACTGCACCTATCAGGGAAACACAACAGAACGCAACTGCTCCTTTTAAAAACACGACAATGTCTACAACATCCAGTAAAAACTCAACTGTTGACAGTATGCCGTCTGTTGTTGACAACAGCACTAAACCCACAGTAGCTCCACTGAACAACCAGACTGTACATGACACCACAGTGAAAGTGACTGATAATATCACAACAACCAACAAAAATAACATCACCGCTGCCACTGGCATCAAGCTCAACGAAACTGCAGGAATCAGCTTCAACCTGAGCTCAACTGCAAGCAGTTCAACCGCTGATTTCGACTTAGCAACCAAAGGACCAGGAGTCAGTTTAACAACTACAGCTAACACTACCCTTGAATATAAAGCCACAACTTCTTCCACAACCCCTACAGCTACTACAACTATCCATGGTACACTTTTGCCCCAGATTAACACTACTACTGCAATGGTTTCCTCTAATTCTTCTACAACAACTCTCCAAACCACCACCCTTACCAGCACAACCACAACCATCCCTG AGACAGCTAAAAGCCAAGATGCCCAGGAGCAAAAGGCAAACGAGCTGCTGAATCAAACACAGGATGCATCTCAGCTCAACTCTTTTCAG GTCGCACAGTTGGTGGGGGAGTTGGAGAAATTTCTGGAGGGCCCCACTGTCTCCCAGGCAGTGGGACAAAAGGTCATCAATGTAATCAGCAACCTGATGGGGGCTGACTCAGTGGCACTCTCTGCGTCTGCTAACAG GCTGATTCAAATGGTAGATGCTGTGGGTCTTAAGCTGGTTGTCACAGGTGACGGCGAGATCGTCTCTTCAGATTCACTTGTTCTGGCAGTGAGGACGGTTGATGGGACCAACTTTCCAGCAACATCTGTCGACATTTTCAACACTGATAATGTCCAG CTCCAGACCTTCAGCAGATCCCGGTCCAAGAGGTTGCCGTCTGCTCTTGGGTCTGTATTCATGCCCTCCTCCCTCACCTCGGGTCTCAgtcctgagcagcagcagcaggccagCAGGATCCAGTTCACTTTCTACACCAAATCTATCCTCTTCCAG GATGCAACATTAGATAACCAAACCCTTGTAAGTCCAGTCCTGAGCTCTAGTGTGGCCAATCTGTCAATAAGCAACCTGTCTGAGAACATTCAGTTTACCATCCAAAACATTAAACCCATAAAT GCAAACTACGTGGCCTCCTGTGCATTCTGGGACTTCACTCAGAACG GTGGTGGAGGAGGTTGGAGCTCTGCCGGCTGCTTTGTTGTCAACGTCACAGCGGAAGACACAACCTGCAGCTGCAACCATCTCACATCTTTTGCAATATTGCTGGTTCGT GATTTGTCCAGAGAGGGAATAACTGACCGCCAGCAGGCACAAATTCTTACTTTCATCACCTACATCGGCTGTGGGAtctctgctgtttttcttgCTGTCACTCTACtgacatatattttatttca AAAACTGCTCCGGGATATCCCTGCCAAGATTCTGGTTCAGCTCTGCATGTCCCTTCTTCTCCTCAACCTGGTCTTCTTGCTGGATGGCTGGCTGGCGCTGTACCCAGCGATCGGGCTGTGCATTAGCACTGCCTTTTTCCTGCACTACTTCCTGCTGACATCATTCACCTGGGCGGGGCTTGAAGCCCTGCACATGTACCTGAGCGTCATCCAGGTGTTCACTCCCTACCTCAGCAGATACATGCTCAAGTTCTCACTGATGGGCTGGG GGATTCCTCTTATAGTGGTGATCATTGTAATATCAGTGGACAAAGACAACTACGGCCTGGTCACGTATGGAAAATACACAGACGGCACTTCAGATGACTT CTGTTGGCTGCGTAGTAACGTCGCCTTTTACGTGGGTGTCGTGGCCTACTTCATCCTGATTTTCGCTCTGTGCCTGCTGGTCTTCATCATGGTTATGGTCCAGCTGGCCCGGATCAAGAAGCAGAACCCCCAGAACCAGTCCCCTAACAGGGGAGTAATGACAGACATGCGCAGCATCGCTGGCCTCGTCATCCTGCTCGGCCTCACCTGGGGTTTCGCCCTGTTCGCCTGGGGACCCCTCTACTTACCCTTTGTTTACCTTTTCACTTTATTCAACACTCTGCAAG GTTtccttgtctttgttttccacTGTGCTGTAAAGGAGAATGTCCGCAGACAGTGGAGAACTTATCTTTGCTGTGGAAGACTGCGATTGGCTGAAAACTCAG AATGGAGTCGGACGGCAACACAGAACAACAAGAATCCATCGGGTACCACGGCAGCCACTGCAGATTTCCTCTTTACCACTCGAAGCTCCTCTGTCATCAGTGATCGCACCAACAGCG GCTCTGTGTTTGGGGACAGTGGAATATTTGAAGGCTCCAACAGCGACGTCGTCCTCAACGAGATTCACAGAAGAAATCTGTCACTGCAAGGAGAGGCCTGA
- the adgrg2a gene encoding mucin-17 isoform X6 has translation MLLTLGAASKCKTMSSSLCQDSEISKSYQGAHLECHGNKQRLYSCMVILEMSGPVNSCSLNKLMQQLIDSNIGITNEKPLTRMVACGGPGLPVSALLASNLTWVASDLLTSDVCQSDPTLLKCEANETLAVLLSDSCPPTTKQSTTQAPTLTSSNITTATETSPMLVTNTTKQAYTAAENTAAVQQTNASQGKAQPNMATSLTTINSSQSSTAQPVLQISTQNITMSDNTSLLMPTENTKLQSMTTAHQNKTEFITVSSVNSTLQTTTSTFNTTALSQTTVYNITRVTPSPDHTTEHNVTRDAPSPIHITEHNVTRVTPSPVHTTEHNVTRVTPSPVHTTEHNVTRDAPSPVHTTEHNVTRDAPSPVHTTEHNVTRVTPPDHTTAHNVTRVTPSPVHTTAHNVTRVTPSPVHTTEHNVTKVTPPDHTTAHNVTRVTPSPVHTTEHNVTRVTPPDHTTKHNVTRDTPSPVHTTEYNVTRVTPSPVHTTEHNVTRVTPFPVHTTEYNVTRVTPSPVHTTEHNVTRVTPPDHTTEHNVTKVTPPDHTTAHNVTRVTPSPVHTTEHNVTRDAPSPVHTTEHNVTRVTPPDHTTEFNVTRVTPPDTTTAHNVTRDTPSPVHTTEHNVTRVTPPDHTTEHNVTKVTPPDHTTEHNVTRVTPSPVHTTEHNVTRDAPSPVHTTEHNVTRDAPPDHTTEHNVTRVTPSPVHTTEHNVTRNAPPDRTTEHNVTRVTPSPVHTTEHNVTRDAPPDRTTEHNVTRVTPSPVHTTEHNVTRDAPPDRTTQYNVTRVTPSPVHTTEYNVTRVTPSPVHTTEYNVTRVTPSPVHTTEHNVTRVTPSPVHTTEHNVTRVTPSPVQTTEHNVTRVTSSPVQTTAHNVTRDAPSPIHTTEHNVTRVTPSPVHTTEHNVTRDAPPDHTTEYNVTRDAPSPVHTTEHSVTRVTPSPVHTTEHNVTRVTPSPVHTTEHNVTIASSSGKHNSTITTTVSSFTPSPNHTSVNNVTTVSNYYITAENITTTTVSQNKTATDSVTTAPIRETQQNATAPFKNTTMSTTSSKNSTVDSMPSVVDNSTKPTVAPLNNQTVHDTTVKVTDNITTTNKNNITAATGIKLNETAGISFNLSSTASSSTADFDLATKGPGVSLTTTANTTLEYKATTSSTTPTATTTIHGTLLPQINTTTAMVSSNSSTTTLQTTTLTSTTTTIPETAKSQDAQEQKANELLNQTQDASQLNSFQVAQLVGELEKFLEGPTVSQAVGQKVINVISNLMGADSVALSASANRLIQMVDAVGLKLVVTGDGEIVSSDSLVLAVRTVDGTNFPATSVDIFNTDNVQLQTFSRSRSKRLPSALGSVFMPSSLTSGLSPEQQQQASRIQFTFYTKSILFQDATLDNQTLVSPVLSSSVANLSISNLSENIQFTIQNIKPINANYVASCAFWDFTQNGGGGGWSSAGCFVVNVTAEDTTCSCNHLTSFAILLVRDLSREGITDRQQAQILTFITYIGCGISAVFLAVTLLTYILFQKLLRDIPAKILVQLCMSLLLLNLVFLLDGWLALYPAIGLCISTAFFLHYFLLTSFTWAGLEALHMYLSVIQVFTPYLSRYMLKFSLMGWGIPLIVVIIVISVDKDNYGLVTYGKYTDGTSDDFCWLRSNVAFYVGVVAYFILIFALCLLVFIMVMVQLARIKKQNPQNQSPNRGVMTDMRSIAGLVILLGLTWGFALFAWGPLYLPFVYLFTLFNTLQGFLVFVFHCAVKENVRRQWRTYLCCGRLRLAENSEWSRTATQNNKNPSGTTAATADFLFTTRSSSVISDRTNSGSVFGDSGIFEGSNSDVVLNEIHRRNLSLQGEA, from the exons ATG TTGCTGACACTTGGAGCAGCcagcaaatgtaaaacaatgtcATC TTCACTGTGCCAAGATTCTGAGATTTCAAAGAGCTACCAG GGCGCTCATCTGGAATGCCATGGGAATAAACAGAG GTTGTACAGCTGCATGGTGATACTGGAGATGTCTGGCCCTGTCAATAGCTGCTCCCTGAATAAACTTATGCAACAACTCATTGATAGCAACATTGGCATAACAAATGAAAAGCCACTTACACGCATGG TGGCCTGTGGTGGTCCTGGTTTGCCTGTCAGTGCTCTGTTGGCGTCCAACCTGACCTGGGTTGCCAGTGACCTGCTGACCTCTGACGTCTGTCAGTCTGACCCCACTCTGCTTAAATG TGAGGCAAATGAGACGCTTGCTGTACTTCTGTCTGACAGCTGCCCTCCCACAACCAAGCAAAGCACAACACAGGCTCCCACTCTGACCAGCAGCAACATTACTACAGCTACTGAAACCTCACCAATGTTGGTGACCAATACTACTAAACAAGCttacacagcagctgaaaaTACTGCAGCAGTCCAACAGACAAATGCATCACAAGGAAAAGCTCAGCCTAACATGGCTACTTCACTAACAACAATTAACAGTTCACAGTCCTCAACAGCACAACCTGTCCTCCAAATCAGCACACAAAACATAACTATGTCTGATAACACATCATTGCTGATGCCCACTGAAAATACAAAACTGCAAAGCATGACCACAGCAcaccaaaacaaaactgaattcATAACAGTATCCTCTGTCAACTCAACATTACAAACTACAACGTCAACATTTAACACAACTGCATTGTCACAGACAACAGTGTACAATATAACCAGAGTTACACCTTCTCCAGATCACACAACAGAGCACAATGTAACCAGAGATGCACCTTCTCCCATTCACATAACAGAGCACAATGTAACCAGAGTCACACCTTCTCCCGTTCAC ACAACAGAGCACAATGTAACCAGAGTCACACCTTCTCCCGTTCACACAACAGAGCACAATGTAACCAGAGATGCACCTTCTCCCGTTCACACAACAGAGCACAATGTAACCAGAGATGCACCTTCACCCGTTCACACAACAGAGCACAATGTAACCAGAGTTACACCTCCAGATCACACAACAGCGCACAATGTAACCAGAGTCACACCTTCTCCCGTTCACACAACAGCGCACAATGTAACCAGAGTCACACCTTCTCCCGTTCACACAACAGAGCACAATGTAACCAAAGTTACACCTCCAGATCACACAACAGCGCACAATGTAACCAGAGTCACACCTTCTCCCGTTCACACAACAGAGCACAATGTAACCAGAGTTACACCTCCAGATCACACAACAAAGCACAATGTAACCAGAGATACACCTTCTCCCGTTCACACAACAGAGTACAATGTAACCAGAGTTACACCTTCTCCCGTTCACACAACAGAGCACAATGTAACCAGAGTTACACCTTTTCCCGTTCACACAACAGAGTACAATGTAACCAGAGTTACACCTTCTCCCGTTCACACAACAGAGCACAATGTAACCAGAGTTACACCTCCAGATCACACAACAGAGCACAAT GTAACCAAAGTTACACCTCCAGATCACACAACAGCGCACAATGTAACCAGAGTCACACCTTCTCCCGTTCACACAACAGAGCACAATGTAACCAGAGATGCACCTTCTCCCGTTCACACAACAGAGCACAATGTAACCAGAGTTACACCTCCAGATCACACAACAGAGTTCAATGTAACCAGAGTTACACCTCCAGATACCACAACAGCGCACAATGTAACCAGAGATACACCTTCTCCCGTTCACACAACAGAGCACAATGTAACCAGAGTTACACCTCCAGATCACACAACAGAGCACAATGTAACCAAAGTTACACCTCCAGATCACACAACAGAGCACAATGTAACCAGAGTCACACCTTCTCCCGTTCACACAACAGAGCACAATGTAACCAGAGATGCACCTTCTCCCGTTCACACAACAGAGCACAATGTAACCAGAGATGCACCTCCAGATCACACAACAGAGCACAATGTAACCAGAGTCACACCTTCTCCCGTTCACACAACAGAGCACAATGTAACCAGAAATGCACCTCCAGATCGCACAACAGAGCACAATGTAACCAGAGTCACACCTTCTCCCGTTCACACAACAGAGCACAATGTAACCAGAGATGCACCTCCAGATCGCACAACAGAGCACAATGTAACCAGAGTCACACCTTCTCCCGTTCACACAACAGAGCACAATGTAACCAGAGATGCACCTCCAGATCGCACAACACAGTACAATGTAACCAGAGTTACACCTTCTCCCGTTCACACAACAGAGTACAATGTAACCAGAGTCACACCTTCTCCCGTTCACACAACAGAGTACAATGTAACCAGAGTTACACCTTCTCCCGTTCACACAACAGAGCACAATGTAACCAGAGTCACACCTTCTCCCGTTCACACAACAGAGCACAATGTAACCAGAGTTACACCTTCTCCCGTTCAGACAACAGAGCACAATGTAACCAGAGTTACATCTTCTCCTGTTCAGACAACAGCGCACAATGTAACCAGAGATGCACCTTCTCCCATTCACACAACAGAGCACAATGTAACCAGAGTCACACCTTCTCCCGTTCACACAACAGAGCACAATGTAACCAGAGATGCACCTCCAGATCACACAACAGAGTACAATGTAACCAGAGATGCACCTTCTCCCGTTCACACAACAGAGCACAGTGTAACCAGAGTTACACCTTCTCCTGTTCACACAACAGAGCACAATGTAACCAGAGTTACACCTTCTCCTGTTCACACAACAGAGCACAATGTAACGATAGCCAGCAGCTCTGGAAAACACAACAGTACAATTACTACAACAGTTAGCTCATTCACACCATCTCCTAATCACACATCAGTGAATAATGTAACTACAGTTTCTAACTACTACATTACAGCTGAGAATATAACCACAACTACTGTATCTCAAAACAAAACTGCCACTGACAGTGTAACCACTGCACCTATCAGGGAAACACAACAGAACGCAACTGCTCCTTTTAAAAACACGACAATGTCTACAACATCCAGTAAAAACTCAACTGTTGACAGTATGCCGTCTGTTGTTGACAACAGCACTAAACCCACAGTAGCTCCACTGAACAACCAGACTGTACATGACACCACAGTGAAAGTGACTGATAATATCACAACAACCAACAAAAATAACATCACCGCTGCCACTGGCATCAAGCTCAACGAAACTGCAGGAATCAGCTTCAACCTGAGCTCAACTGCAAGCAGTTCAACCGCTGATTTCGACTTAGCAACCAAAGGACCAGGAGTCAGTTTAACAACTACAGCTAACACTACCCTTGAATATAAAGCCACAACTTCTTCCACAACCCCTACAGCTACTACAACTATCCATGGTACACTTTTGCCCCAGATTAACACTACTACTGCAATGGTTTCCTCTAATTCTTCTACAACAACTCTCCAAACCACCACCCTTACCAGCACAACCACAACCATCCCTG AGACAGCTAAAAGCCAAGATGCCCAGGAGCAAAAGGCAAACGAGCTGCTGAATCAAACACAGGATGCATCTCAGCTCAACTCTTTTCAG GTCGCACAGTTGGTGGGGGAGTTGGAGAAATTTCTGGAGGGCCCCACTGTCTCCCAGGCAGTGGGACAAAAGGTCATCAATGTAATCAGCAACCTGATGGGGGCTGACTCAGTGGCACTCTCTGCGTCTGCTAACAG GCTGATTCAAATGGTAGATGCTGTGGGTCTTAAGCTGGTTGTCACAGGTGACGGCGAGATCGTCTCTTCAGATTCACTTGTTCTGGCAGTGAGGACGGTTGATGGGACCAACTTTCCAGCAACATCTGTCGACATTTTCAACACTGATAATGTCCAG CTCCAGACCTTCAGCAGATCCCGGTCCAAGAGGTTGCCGTCTGCTCTTGGGTCTGTATTCATGCCCTCCTCCCTCACCTCGGGTCTCAgtcctgagcagcagcagcaggccagCAGGATCCAGTTCACTTTCTACACCAAATCTATCCTCTTCCAG GATGCAACATTAGATAACCAAACCCTTGTAAGTCCAGTCCTGAGCTCTAGTGTGGCCAATCTGTCAATAAGCAACCTGTCTGAGAACATTCAGTTTACCATCCAAAACATTAAACCCATAAAT GCAAACTACGTGGCCTCCTGTGCATTCTGGGACTTCACTCAGAACG GTGGTGGAGGAGGTTGGAGCTCTGCCGGCTGCTTTGTTGTCAACGTCACAGCGGAAGACACAACCTGCAGCTGCAACCATCTCACATCTTTTGCAATATTGCTGGTTCGT GATTTGTCCAGAGAGGGAATAACTGACCGCCAGCAGGCACAAATTCTTACTTTCATCACCTACATCGGCTGTGGGAtctctgctgtttttcttgCTGTCACTCTACtgacatatattttatttca AAAACTGCTCCGGGATATCCCTGCCAAGATTCTGGTTCAGCTCTGCATGTCCCTTCTTCTCCTCAACCTGGTCTTCTTGCTGGATGGCTGGCTGGCGCTGTACCCAGCGATCGGGCTGTGCATTAGCACTGCCTTTTTCCTGCACTACTTCCTGCTGACATCATTCACCTGGGCGGGGCTTGAAGCCCTGCACATGTACCTGAGCGTCATCCAGGTGTTCACTCCCTACCTCAGCAGATACATGCTCAAGTTCTCACTGATGGGCTGGG GGATTCCTCTTATAGTGGTGATCATTGTAATATCAGTGGACAAAGACAACTACGGCCTGGTCACGTATGGAAAATACACAGACGGCACTTCAGATGACTT CTGTTGGCTGCGTAGTAACGTCGCCTTTTACGTGGGTGTCGTGGCCTACTTCATCCTGATTTTCGCTCTGTGCCTGCTGGTCTTCATCATGGTTATGGTCCAGCTGGCCCGGATCAAGAAGCAGAACCCCCAGAACCAGTCCCCTAACAGGGGAGTAATGACAGACATGCGCAGCATCGCTGGCCTCGTCATCCTGCTCGGCCTCACCTGGGGTTTCGCCCTGTTCGCCTGGGGACCCCTCTACTTACCCTTTGTTTACCTTTTCACTTTATTCAACACTCTGCAAG GTTtccttgtctttgttttccacTGTGCTGTAAAGGAGAATGTCCGCAGACAGTGGAGAACTTATCTTTGCTGTGGAAGACTGCGATTGGCTGAAAACTCAG AATGGAGTCGGACGGCAACACAGAACAACAAGAATCCATCGGGTACCACGGCAGCCACTGCAGATTTCCTCTTTACCACTCGAAGCTCCTCTGTCATCAGTGATCGCACCAACAGCG GCTCTGTGTTTGGGGACAGTGGAATATTTGAAGGCTCCAACAGCGACGTCGTCCTCAACGAGATTCACAGAAGAAATCTGTCACTGCAAGGAGAGGCCTGA